tcactcagaataataccttcagatttatccatgttgtgagatgtttcacagattcatcattgtactttatggttgtgtagtattccacgtgtgtatgtaccataatttgtttatccattcatctgtcgatgggtacctaggttgtttccatctttttgctgttgtgaacaatgttgcagtgagcatgggtgtgcgtatgtctattcgtgtgagggttatttctctaggaaatactcctaggagtgggattgttggatcatatggtatttctatttctagctttttaaggaagtaccaaatcattTTTCAAGGTGattctaccattttacactcccaccagcagtgtgaaaCTCTTGATAAGTATAGGCCATCAGCCTCCTCTTGACAGAGCTAGAGGCAGAATTATAAAATCGGTGCCTTAGAATCAGACCTAGAGGGCAGGACCTACCAGTATTTCACTCAGATGAACTCACCCCGCTGAACACCCAACATGAACCCTGGAACCAATCTACTTATATATGCACCATAAATGAGGACATGAAGATAGAACGCTCTAAGCTAGTTTTAATGCTCTTATACAGCAGTTATAAGTCCCCTTCCCCTCCGCCGGGCCCCATGCCGGCAGATAAGAGGACCACAGTGATACAGAGAGAGAAGAGTGGCTCCGTCCTCAATCCTGGAAATTCTGTAGTCAGAAGGATGCCTGTGAATGTAGTCACCGCCTCTCAGTCGTAATACAGACTTAGGTAGGCCACACGATTCCGATGCTTTCTAAAGTCTTTGTCTGTGGACAGCTAAAATGAAAGAATATTAAGCTCAATATCCTAACAAAGATCCTCCACCTCTGGTCCTCCTGGCTGTACATTATAGCTGTGAGGCTCAGCTGAGCCCCATCTCACAGTAATCTGCCCATTAtaccaggtgccatcaagttgactctgactcatggcggcctcctgtgtgtaagagtagaactgtgctccactgggttttcaatggctgatttttcagaagtagattgccaggccagtcttctgaggtgcttctgggtggactcaaaccgcaaacctttcagctagtagctcagcccgttaaccatttacatcacccaggaaCCCACAGTAATTGAGACGTAGTGATTCTCTCAGCATTTGTCTATGCATCTACCCGTTACTGCCTCACTTTTGTTTATATCATGCCAGgaattatttgctaaatctgtgTATAAACTCTCTCCAAATAGCTGGCatgttttttaaagacaaaaattaTACATTTAATTTTTGAGTATCACCCAAAGGCTCTGGCACAGTCCAGTATTTAATAAACATCTGTGGAATTAACCCAATGTTCCGCTAGGAGAAAATAGGCACCTCTGGAATATTATGATAGCTAGCATGGTTTGAGCACTGATGTATGAGGTACTGTGTTAACTGCTTCGTTATCTCAATTAATTTTCACAGGTATATtgtattatacccattttacagataagaaaactgaggctcggaaAAATTAAGAGGCTTGCTCAATATTACACAGCAAGTAAATAGTGGAGCTAGTAAACACAGGCAGTTTGTCACCAGAGCCCATCCTCTTAACCAGAATGCTCTCCAACTCCTTGATGATCTAATCTCTAGGGATGTGatggaaagagcactggactaGGAGCCAAAAGATCTGAATTTGAGCCATGCAACCTCCACAAGTCACTTAATCcacctgagcttcagtttcttcctctgtcatATGGAGATCATTCTCCTCTATATACTGCAGAAGATTTTTTGaagatcaaataaaaaaaatgtgaCCTTTATTAGATccgaaaagcaaaaccaaacccaattccgactcatagcaaccctataggacagagtagaactgcgccatagaacttccaaggtgcacctggtggattcgaactgctgaactttttggctATTAGCTGTAGTACTtacctactacgccaccagggttcactgtcacagcaacatgcaaactctcactgacagacaggtggtggctacacacgAGGTGCATTCACCATTCACTGGGaaccgaacccaggtctcccacatggaaggtgagaactgtaccactgaaccgccaccaCACCCCAGATGTTCAATCTTATTACCTCGGCTTTTAAGGTCCTTTTCTGTAGACATGGAACCTGAGCCCAGTCTGGAGATCCAAATTTCATCGGCCAAGCAATTTTTCGGGGTGGCttcatttctgggttgtatgtgccagggctagaagtagaaatacacaACACCATGTCTAAGGAGTAAATATCCATACACCAACTCTACCATTACCATAACTATCCCTAACTCTTTGGGATTAGCTTTTTAATGTTGGGCAAGTATGGGGGTCCCTTTGCCTGTTACTGTATTTCTGATCAGTTGTTAAAGATACCGAGTCTTGACATTCAGCTGGGGTAAAGATCGAtcttagtttaaaaaatatttctgcaaCTCGTATCCTTAGTTGAAAGGCCAGAAGATCTGAGAAGTGGCAGATGAGGAAAGAGGTCTGCGACAGTGATCAATTAGTACTGCCCATGATTTGAAATGGAGGATAAAAGTGCCACAATAATTTAATCTAtcaccaataaaaaaaagtttctccAAGGGATAGCGAAGCAGACCCAGTTCAGTGTTCTTGATGATGGGCttattttaaagttgtctttGTTCATAACACTTTGTCCTTTAGTGAAAACTTTTTAGTGTGGAAGAAAGAGCTGACATGGGGGTCAAGATTCAATACTCCCACTTCCTGAAAGCAACCCCGAGAAAGTTACATGCACTATCTGATACTCGGATGTTTCATCAGTAAAAGACAGACCTTGACCCTTTGCCCTACAATTCCATAAATCTCGAGTGGCTCCCTAAAGCATTTAGATTAAACCCCTTGGCCTGTGAGGCCTACATAATCTATTCCCAGCCTCCCTCTCTGACCTCACTTCCTCCTTCCTCACTATACTCTAGCCATactccaaaaaacccattgccactgaatcaattctgactcatagagactcatagggcagagtagaactgctcaatacggtttccaagtagcgcctggtggaattgaactgctgaccttttggttagcagccatagctcttaaccactatgctaccagggtttccctagccaTACTagccttctcttttcttcttcccacCAAATTCCTTCCCAATGAatggcctttgcacctgctgcgCTTTTTGCTGGGAAAGCTCTGTCCCCAGATCTTCACAGGGCTCTCTCCTGCTTGTCATTCTGGTCTAGAACCAAATGTCATTTCCTCAAAGAGAGCTTTCTTGGCAATCCTCGCTGAAGTAGCCTCCAGCCCATCATCATCCTGTTTCGTTTCCTTCATAGCACATCACACCAGGTCCCCATGCTTCCTGGTTTGTCCCCACAGTCCCGGCTTGCAGCTAATATCTTAGCATATTTCATGCTCAGAGGTGTCCCCAGTTTGGCTAATAAATTATACAGTCATTCTCCTTACTACCAGTGATATTTTCTTATATACTTGCTTCTCATATTACATTCTGGTCTCCAGAACGTGAACTCCAGGAAATCAGGAAACTTGTGTAATGGGTTTACTGCTAAATCTCTGGAATCTACAAAAATGCTTGGCATATTAATAAACACTTATTGACTGACTGACTATGACTCTCCAATTCTACAATGGCAGAGAACTGGGAGGGAAGAGGGTAAATTTTAAAGATACAGTGGTTTCTTATTTAGCTGGGGTGGTTTCGATGTAGCCCTTTTAATGTACCTCTTTTCCTATTGCTCTTCGTTAAAATGTGCCAGGAAAATAAGATACATACCCAGGATAAAAGTCCTTTTCTGAATCGCACTTCCTACATCGAGGCAACATGGTATTAAATGGAGCAAAAGATTGCTTGTGTTTTTCCTCCGGAGACTGTATTTTCTGGTACCTGCCTGGGTAAGGTGTTATATTCTGTTTCCAAGAAAAAGATcaacatcatgttaaaaaaaaaaaaaaaaatcatgttagagggtgatatatacacacataaagccTTCTAGACGGAAAAATTGGAATGTTCCCTTCCTGTTCATGAATCAACCATGGTTCAGCCACCTCAAGCTATAGAGAAAAATAGGCCTACAGTAGGTAGAAAATCAAGATACGGGTATGGTTCAGCTACCTAAAGATAcataatgcttaaaaaaaaaaccaaacccattgccatcaagtcgattccgactcatagcgaccctataggacagggtagaactgcctcatagggtttccaaggagcggctggtggatttgaactgtcagccttttggttagcagccaagctcttaaccactgctccaccagggctccatataatgcTTAGGATGTAGAAATAAACCCATGGTGGGCAGAATGCCAAGGTAACTACTTGCAGCCCTGCTGGTAGTGGAGGGGGGGGCCTGCAGCCCCACTGCCCCACTTAGAGATTTTTAGAGCCAGCACCTGCAGCCCTACTCCTTGAACTTGAAGTGTCAAGATATCACCCAATAGATGCAATCCCATGTactacagtgtagaactgtcccccatacagttttcttggcagtaatctttatgaaaacagatcacctggcctttcttctgtgacactgctaggtaggtttgaactgccagcctttaggttaggttagtagttgagtacaaactgtTTACGCCGTCTAGGGACCTTTAGGATCCAATACAGACTACTTTAGACTTGAGATTCACTCACACAAAAGGGTGGACAAGTTGGAATTTGTTTTCTGACAAGATAATTCGATGTAAATGCACCTTCTAGTATTTTAACCTCAGGTGTCTCAGCACCAAAGCCCTATCTTGAGATGATTTCTTCCCACGAACTGTTTTCCAGTCTCCCCGGTATACTCAGGCACTCATTTGCAATGTGAATGTCCAAACATTTCAGGCAGGCTTCCTCCTTAACAGCTTTTGCCTAAATGGCTACTTTTCTTGAATTTCAGGGCATACTCTTTTAGGTaatctcccccccgccccccagccctTTTGTCTCCCTTACAAATACAGGTAACATGGGTCACACCAAAACCTGCACATATTCAGCTATTTCTAACCTTGATTGGTTGAAACCTCAAGCTTGTTCTCGCTCCAAAAGCATACCCTTTTTTACTGGTTGGGATTTTCGTGAGGTTGTACGCCAAGCCATATTTCTTCAGgtgaaatacataaaaagaaaaaaaaaaaaaaacacagagaacatTACAGCCATCGTTTAGTGGAGCTTGGAATGCTCCTCTCTGAATCTTCTCTGCAAGAGATtgccctttcttccttgtcttggTGCCTTCGAGGTCAATATACCAGCATGACACCAAACAACTAAGTAACACAGGTGACTCTGCAAGGAATAGGGCTGGGTAAAAAAATCCTATGATTCCACTGAATCCTGTCCTCATACCCAAAGAGTGACATGCACTCTAATGTAACAGTCAGTCAGATTATATTGTTATTTCATAAACCTACTGCCCTTCATATCAACAGTCCAGGTTTGGACTAACGGAGCGTAATTGGCATTGGCCCACAGCTCTTTGGAGGTGTTAATGGGGTACGGACTATTCTGGGGACTCCCTGAGGCAAAGGCTTGCATTTggtggaaaaggaagaggggaGCAAAGGTCACTGACTCTTTGACAATTGGCCAGACAACTGGTTGTAGGAGTTCAGGGCACCTTCTCATGTTGGGGACTCTGAAGATCACAAATCCcgtggaatttttcttctattgagCTTGCGTGTCTTTAGACAGCCCTGGAACTGAGACCTATCTAAGGCGAGGTGAATACTCACGTCTTCCGTTATGTAACATCCAGGTCCTCTGTGGGGTGCTCCCCTCAGAGGGAGAAACTTGTTCCCCATTAAGTCTGGGGGATTGTAGCAAGGAAAGACTTTCCTCTGCTGACATGTTCCAAAGGAATAATTAATCAGCGATTCTGAAGATCAAGAAAGAGGAGAAACTCCACGTGAGAGAAGGCACCTCGGTCTCCGTGTGCACGTTGGCGGTTGGAGGATGGTGTGGGGGGGGATGCGGCACAGAGGTCAGGGTTCGACCGTGCTGTTAACAAAAGCCAGAACCCACTCCACCAGGAGGGCGAACTGCATTTCCCTCCCCTTTGTCTTTCCCAGCCTCCCTGTCTTCTCGTTCCCCCTCCCCTCTGCACAAGGCTCCTCTACCACAGCTCGCCTCACCCGCCTCGCTGAAGCTGAAGCACATCGTGCACACGCCTCTCGGGCCAGCACTTGTGTACTGCGTTGCCAAGGGAACGCAGGGGCGTCGGGAGCACCCGCGCGGCTGCGGACCCGGAGCACGCTTGCGCAGCGAGTCGGGGTGGTGGAGGAGGGACAattgggggcggggtggggggggtacTCGCCCCTCTGGGGCGGGGCACCAAAGGAATTGCCATCTCTGCTGTTGGGCTGGGGGAAGAGAAGTTGTTGGATCCGCGGCTGTAGAGGGTACGGAGTGGAAGGATGGGCAGAAGGGCTTTGGAAACTGGCCTCTGGGAATGCGCTGCTGTGGAGAGAATGCCCCAAGACCGGGCTGCTAGGATCTAGGAAAGGAAAACGCAGCCCCTGCAGTGATGGCGCACCTGGGTGGGCGACTCCCAGAGCAAGACCAAAGGAGGGGATTGGGAGGGGAATGGGACGCAGAGGATAGATAGCTCTTTTAAACCAGTTGTCCAAAGTGTCCTCCGACTCCTGGCAGCCCAcgcgtgtcagaatagagctgtgatCCACAGcggtttcagtggctgcttttcagaagtggatcactgaggtgcctctgggtggattccagccACCACCGTTTGGCCACCCAGGGCCTCTAGCTGTGTACTAGGTCCTCTTAGAGCCATTTTTGCAGGAGGCccgctggtgcaatggttaacgcAGCTGTGCTGCTAACCTGAAGACctgctgttggaacccaccagctgctttgcaggagaaaagacctggagatctgctccagtaaagatttcagcctaggaaactctttgaagcagttctaccctgtcctgtagggtcagtgtgagtctgaatcaactccatggcacaccgCAACAGATCCATTTTTTCCTTAAGCCATTCCAATCTAGTTaccctgttctctctctctctgtatgtaatGGGGGGACGAGCAACAAGTCCGTAAAGGGCTGGAGGCCTTGGGCATCACAGAAGTTGCTTAATAAGTTTAAAATCTTTGCCAGTCACCGAAacctctaaacctcagtttcctcatctctaaattgGGAATAATAATTTCTGTGTATAGGGTCGTTGaaggggtccctgagtggcaaaaactaattgaaagtttggctgttcaaacccacctagagatgctttcaaagaaaggcctggtgatctacttctgaaaggccacagccgtgaaaacccaatggcacagttctactctgcaacacagtcagaattgactttaaggTTACAGGGTCAACTAAGATAACGAGATTAAAACAATTCAGTGCCCGGTACTTGGTGGTTGACACCAGGTTATTATTACTGAAGATAATACCAGTCAGCTCGTGAGTACCCCCATCCAGCCCAAGAAAAATCCTCAGGGCATGTGTTGACTTCTTTACCTTTTCCTGGACTTTTTACTAGATTTTAGGATGGCTTTTAGGAGTTGTCCAGGTGTGGGAGGCAACTAGAACTGTCTTCAGGGATGATTTTATACATCTAAAGTAGTTTCCAACAGAGGTGATACTGAGCCCCAGAGGATATTTTGGAAATGTATGGAAACATTTTTGCTTGTTAAAAATTATTGGGGGGATACCTCTGCTCAACAGACCAGGGGTACTAGACATCCTGCCTTGCAGTGCCCAATCGCACACAATAAATTGCCCCAAGTCTCATATAACATTCAAAAGCCCTGCtggacattgaaaaaaaaattataaaaaagtaaTGCAGAAAGTCCAGTAATATAGGAGGTCATTATGTGAAGAACAAAACTTAAATAGAATAAAGATATACTCTCAAAATTATGGTATCATTAACTCCAAGCATTCTATctactcaaaatataactgtaaTAGTATTGATAATAAGTAAAATGAGAAGAGATATTGATATTAATTGACCATTTTCACTTTCATTAATATTTTAGGTAATATCAATATTTCTAGGTACCCAGACTGTTTTTGGAAATAGTGTTTACATGATTAGTGACATGAAACATGTCTTACAAAGTACTTTTAAAGTACGGAAACCCATTCCAGCAATGGTAGGCTGGCTGACCTCAGACTAATCCTCCAACTGAGAGTAGCTAGAAAAGCtgaactaactaaaaaaaaaaaaatctatgtttaGAGACATTAGAGCTATAACAAGGAAGAAACGACTTGCAGGGCCAGTATCTCAGGTAGAGAAGCCCAAGTAGTGAACCTAACAGTTGGTGCCACTGTTCCCTTTGAGCATTTGCTAATTAAAAAGCTGGTGGAGAAGTAGAAGATTTGAGCAGAACTTTGGACAGTCTGAGAGCTGGGGAACAAAAAGTAGCCTGGCCATGGAAGAGGAGGGACTAGAAGACACCCTGGGCTTTCAGCTGGGACTCCAAAGGTACAAACCCTAGGAATAAAGGTAAACAAGAAATAGAGCAGCTCTCAAAAAACCCTGCAGTTCAGCTTTGCATCATTTCACTACCAAATTGCAttatggtgatctgcttctaccCTTACGGCATGCcagaaatgaaaggaaatcaTCTCTGAAGATAATATCATCCAGAGCCTCAgctaatttttatagtttttctatACCAAATGTTTGATAGTCAATGAAATATAATAATATTCAAATGACCACTTATacaaaaataaagtagaaatagACTCAAAGGAAATCTAGAGATCGGGCTTTAAAGTAACTATAATTGGCTTGAGATTTTGGAAGAAGCAACAAAACTGGCGAGTGAACACAGAGaagcaaaagaaagcaagaaaatatGCGACCATTAAGCAGATTCTTGGCTTCTGAGATAAAAGGATAAAGATTTCGAAGATTTGACCAACACTGCTATCAAACTTGACTAAATTGGCATCTGTAGAACACTGCATTCACTAACTGcagaagacattttttaaaattgtgcttaaagtgaaagtttacagttcgttagtttcttatacaaaaatttgtgtacacattgttacgtgaccgtACTTGCTCTCCCTGtcgtgtgacagcacactcctcctttccaccccggatttcctgtatctattttttattcagccagcttctgtccctttttgccttctcatcttgcctctggacaggagctgcccacttagtctcaggtgtctaattgagctaagaagcacactcctcaccagtataattttatgtttttatagtccagtttaatctttgtctgaagagttggcttggggaatggttttaCTTTGGGCTAACACGGAGTCCGGggtcatgtcctctggggtccctccagtctcaggcagaccattaaggctggtctttttaccagaatttgagttttgcaccccacttttctcctgctccctcaggactctctgttgtgtttcctgtcagggcagtcactggtggtagctggggaccatttggttcttctagtcttaggctgatggagtctctagtttatgtggccctttctgtctcttggggtcatattttccttatgtgtttgaggtttttcattctcctttgctccaagtgggttgggaccaattgatgcatcatagatagccgcttgctagcttttaagaccccagacgccactcaccaaagtgggatgcagagcattttcttaataggctttgttatgccaattgatttcccctgaaaccgtggtccccaaacccccgcccctgctactctgtccctcaaagtgtttggttgtgatCAGGAGAAgtcttagctttttgtttagtccagttgtgctgacttcccttgtataaTGTGTTGTCTTtttccttcacttaaaataattcttgtctagtatctagttaatgaatacccctctccctccctcctcaccctcgtaaccatcaaagaatgccttcttctgtgtttaaaccttttcttgagttcttataatagtggtctcatacaatatttgtccttttgcaagtaatttcactcagtataatgccttccaggttcctccatgttaagagatgtttcaccgattcatcattctttattgttgcatagtattcccttgtgtgaatataccacaatttgtttatccattcatctgttaatgggcacctaggTGGTTTCCAACTTtctgctactgtaaacagtgctgcagtgaacatgggtgtgcacatatctattcatgtaagggctcttatttctctaagatatattccaaggagtgggattgctggatcgtatggtatttctaattctagctttttaaggaagcaccaaattgatttccaaagtggttataccattttacattcccaccagcagtatataagtattCTGGTCTCTCTATATCCTCTCcaaaatgtattattttgtgttttttggattaatgctagccttgttggggtgagatggtatcttagttttgatttgcatttctctaatggctaatgggaaaccctggtggcatagtggttaagtgctatggctgctaaccaaagggtcggcagttcaaatccgccaggcactccggcactgggtttttttttttttttttaagccattagCCATTCCAGGCtaatgaaaagagaaagaccctcaatgaggtggattgacacagtggctacaacaatgagctcaagcataacaatgactgtaaggttggctcaggactgggcagtgtttccttctgttatgcataaggtttaTGACTCATAAccgctcaacggcacctagcaacagtaacaataacaatggctaatgatagtgagcatttcctcatgtatctgttagcctcttgaatgtcttctttgatgaagtgcccgttcatatcctttgcccatttttaaaattggattatttatctttttgttgttgagattttgcacTATGTTGTAGatgttagagattagacactgatcggatttctcatagccaatttttttccccccagtctgtaagttctctttttacttttttggtgaagtctttggatgagcattaagtgtttgatttttaggagctcccagttatctagtttctcttttggtgtttgtgcattgttagtaatgttttgtgtactgtttatgccatgtattagggctcctaccattgtccctgttttttcatccatgttctttatagttttagattttatgtttaggtctttgatccattttgagttagtttttgcgcatggtgtgaggtatgggtcttgtttcatttcattattttacaggtgaatatccagttatgccagcaccatttgttaaagagactgtcttttccccaattaatggactttggtcctttgtcaaatatcagctgctcataagtggatgatttatgtctggattctcaattctgttccattggtctatgtatctgttgttgtaccggtaccaggctgttttgactaccatggtagTATAATGGGCTGTAAAATCATGTAGtctgagacctcccactttgttcttctttttcagcagtgTCTTACTTagccggggcctcttcccttcatatgaagttggtgatttgtatctccaactcattaaaaaatgccattggagtttggatggggattgcattgtatctatagattgctttgggtagaatagacattttcacaatgttgagtcctcctatccatgagcaaggtatgtttttccacttatataggtctcttttggtttcttgcagtagtgtcttgtagttttctttgcataggcattttatgtctctggttagatttattcctaagtattttatcttcttgggggtattgatttgatttcctcttcaatgttctctttgttggtataaaggaatgcaactgattcttgtatgtttatcttatatcctgataccctgctgaactcttcgattccagtagttttcttgcaggttctttagggttttctgtgaataaGATCATAGCATCTGCAAGTaaaggtacttttacttcttccttaccaatttggacaccatttatttctttttcttgcttaattgctctgactaggacctccaccacaatgttgaataagagtggtgataaagggcatccttgtcttgttccctttctcaaggggaatgctttcagactctctccatttaggatgatgttggctgttggctttgtataaacgccctttattacaCTGAGGACTTccacttctattcctattttgctgagagtttttatcataaatgggtgttagactttgtcaaatgccttttctgcatcaattgataaaatcgtgttgctcttgtcttttgttttatttatgcgatggacTACaatggttgtttttctaatgttgaactatccctgcatgcctggtatgaatcccacttggtcatggtgaattattttttgatatgttgcagaattctattggctagaattttgttgaggatttttgtgtctaagttcatgatggatattgggctgtaattttctttttttgtggtgtctttacctggttttggtattggggtTATGCTGGCTCCATAGAGTGGTTTggaagtattctatccttttctatgctctgaaatacctttagtagtaggggtgttaactcttctctgaaagtttcatagaattctccagtgaagctgttagggacagggctttttttttgttgga
This DNA window, taken from Elephas maximus indicus isolate mEleMax1 chromosome 3, mEleMax1 primary haplotype, whole genome shotgun sequence, encodes the following:
- the PIFO gene encoding protein pitchfork produces the protein MCFSFSEAESLINYSFGTCQQRKVFPCYNPPDLMGNKFLPLRGAPHRGPGCYITEDKYGLAYNLTKIPTSKKGYAFGARTSLRFQPIKNITPYPGRYQKIQSPEEKHKQSFAPFNTMLPRCRKCDSEKDFYPGPGTYNPEMKPPRKIAWPMKFGSPDWAQVPCLQKRTLKAELSTDKDFRKHRNRVAYLSLYYD